A genomic window from Glycine soja cultivar W05 chromosome 10, ASM419377v2, whole genome shotgun sequence includes:
- the LOC114370576 gene encoding zinc finger HIT domain-containing protein 3-like: MGPRQCQVCNEAQSKYKCPSCYLPYCSLVCFKKHKELPCVKPQPSEAKTTAVSESIAEKPLVVDESSEVLEKFQLEAIASSSEIRDALNDKALQELICRIDCSSNAENELDKAMAEEAFRLLTDKILSTINP; the protein is encoded by the exons ATGGGTCCTCGACAGTGCCAAGTCTGCAACGAAGCTCAGTCCAAATACAAGTGTCCTTCATGTTACTTACCTTA TTGTTCTCTGGTCTGTTTCAAGAAACACAAAG AATTGCCATGCGTCAAGCCACAACCTTCAGAGGCCAAAACAA CTGCTGTTTCAGAATCAATTGCAGAAAAGCCATTAGTTGTTGATGAATCAAGTGAGGTGCTGGAAAAATTCCAACTGGAGGCCATAG CCTCTTCCAGTGAGATTCGTGATGCTTTGAATGATAAAGCCCTTCAAGAACTAATTTGCCGTATTGATTGCTCCTCAAATGCAGagaat GAGCTTGATAAAGCTATGGCAGAGGAGGCATTTCGCTTGCTCACTGACAAG ATTTTATCAACCATCAACCCCTGA
- the LOC114371060 gene encoding ankyrin repeat-containing protein NPR4-like: MMVLFCTYVLRMIIWNQQLLLAIDEEGNTVLHVAVRLKHIKTIKYLLMLPEMRTAVSALNKAGLTALEALERCPRDFISLKIEHMLTEAGIQTGTAQQGSSSSPSIATQPSQSKRSKIWETLWLKYLQYQSNWIEEKRGTLMVVATVIATMTFLSAISSPGGVWQEDTITGGFNCTTYGNICKAGTAVLAYDWPHGFLKFMTFNTTSFFSSLSVVLLLISGFHLENKLMMWILIMAMTSALTFMGLTYFWAQSLVTPDHIVDKVNRMGIPLSIVWVILLLVTVLVHVVNLFLCVKKLVKKWKKQKLLLAQSHSSESWSSE; this comes from the exons ATGATGGTTCTGTTTTGCACTTATGTGTTACGTATGATCATTTGGAACCAACAGCTCCTGCTTGCCATAGACGAAGAGGGTAACACAGTTCTGCATGTAGCAGTGAGGCTCAAACATATTAAG ACCATAAAATACCTACTCATGCTACCTGAAATGAGAACAGCAGTTAGTGCTTTAAACAAGGCAGGTTTAACAGCTTTGGAGGCGTTGGAGCGCTGTCCAAGAGATTTCATAAGCCTAAAAATTGAACACATGTTAACTGAAGCTGGAATTCAAACTGGCACTGCACAACAAGggtcatcatcatcaccaaGCATAGCTACTCAACCATCACAATCCAAGAGAAGCAAAATATGGGAAACATTATGGTTAAAGTACTTACAATACCAAAGTAATTGGATAGAAGAGAAAAGAGGAACATTGATGGTGGTAGCCACTGTAATTGCCACCATGACTTTTCTGTCAGCAATAAGTTCACCAGGTGGGGTTTGGCAAGAAGACACAATAACTGGTGGATTCAACTGCACTACTTATGGCAATATTTGTAAAGCAGGCACTGCAGTTTTAGCATATGATTGGCCACATGGGTTTCTGAAGTTCATGACCTTCAACACCACTTCTTTCTTCTCCTCTCTCAGTGTGGTGCTGCTTCTCATAAGCGGGTTTCACCTCGAGAACAAGCTCATGATGTGGATCTTGATCATGGCTATGACCTCAGCACTCACATTCATGGGACTCACATACTTTTGGGCACAGAGCTTGGTCACCCCTGATCACATTGTTGATAAAGTTAATAGGATGGGAATTCCTTTGTCTATAGTTTGGGTGATCTTGCTTCTAGTGACTGTTTTGGTTCATGTGGTTAACTTGTTCTTGTGCGTAAAGAAGTTGGTCAAGAAGTGGAAGAAGCAGAAGCTGCTGCTTGCTCAAAGCCATTCCTCCGAGAGTTGGTCCAGTGAATGA